In Gemmatimonas sp., one genomic interval encodes:
- a CDS encoding DUF58 domain-containing protein, whose translation MPAAPAAFLDPALLATIADLALLARTVVDGFMHGQHRSLRKGSSLDFAEHRSYQPGDDLRRIDWRVYGRTDRFYIKEYDADTNASVLFAVDTSGSMQYGSGAVTKFAYARMLVASLAWLSQSQGDRVGLATFTQELEEVIPPSVRHLQRLLHTLATTKAGGPSQLVASLGKIGLLSQRAGIIVLVTDCYEQPAALGRAVDALRMHGHDCIVFHVVDPAERDLPGDDDTTFEDAESGALLPLKPRVLREQYQALVTAHHAALQARLAAAGADYVRLDTSEPLDRALHAYLDARLSRSRVR comes from the coding sequence GTGCCTGCCGCCCCTGCCGCCTTTCTCGACCCCGCACTGCTCGCGACGATCGCCGATCTCGCGCTGCTCGCGCGCACCGTCGTGGACGGCTTCATGCACGGGCAGCATCGCAGCCTGCGCAAGGGTTCGTCACTGGACTTCGCCGAGCATCGCTCGTACCAGCCCGGCGATGATCTCCGGCGCATCGACTGGCGCGTGTACGGGCGCACCGACCGGTTCTACATCAAGGAGTACGACGCCGACACCAACGCCAGTGTGCTCTTTGCCGTGGACACGTCGGGGAGCATGCAGTACGGCAGCGGTGCCGTGACCAAGTTCGCGTACGCCCGCATGCTGGTGGCGAGTCTGGCGTGGCTGTCGCAGTCCCAGGGGGACCGGGTGGGGCTGGCCACGTTCACGCAGGAGCTGGAAGAGGTCATCCCGCCGTCTGTGCGGCATCTCCAGCGCCTCCTGCATACGCTGGCCACCACGAAGGCGGGCGGCCCCAGCCAGCTGGTGGCGTCGCTGGGCAAGATCGGCCTGCTTTCGCAGCGGGCCGGGATCATCGTGCTGGTGACCGACTGCTATGAGCAGCCGGCGGCCCTTGGTCGCGCCGTGGATGCGCTGCGCATGCACGGCCACGACTGCATCGTCTTCCACGTGGTCGACCCCGCGGAACGTGACCTGCCGGGCGACGACGATACCACGTTCGAAGATGCGGAGAGTGGCGCCCTGCTGCCGCTCAAACCCCGCGTGCTGCGTGAGCAGTACCAGGCCCTGGTCACGGCGCATCATGCGGCACTGCAGGCCCGCCTGGCCGCGGCGGGCGCCGACTACGTGAGACTCGACACCAGCGAGCCACTCGACCGGGCCCTGCATGCGTACCTCGACGCGCGGCTCTCGCGCAGCCGCGTGCGATGA
- a CDS encoding BatA domain-containing protein gives MNFLVPAFLAGLAALVVPLVLHLRHRDRDRPQRFPSLMFLEQITIRTEQRQRVSDWPLLLLRLLLLALLVFAFSRPLFRARGVAGTDSRSRAVVLLLDRSQSMGYEGTWARALDSARAVVGRLGTGDRIAVVTYDDQAETRQRLTTDRAAVLASLNGLSPRRRGTRLAPALRAARQLLLDAPFAAAEILVISDLQRAGALGVAGVELPAGVMVRGIPVGPASWENATVHALDARRVVQEARTVLAVKARVRRHGGDAPMERTVHLVINGRDAASRTVPVSAGGETVVTFDPVPAPEGAVAVLVAMSPDALAADDTLVAVVPRDDELGVQLSGGGETLYFERALGIGRAPSVMVSRPGGMPGGNARPAAVRVFWDVLPDATLTPWLEEGGGAIVVVGRRLAERRGSVSPLLPASLAGTADRLSDRGGTLREVRTEHPLFAPFRENADALGAVRMFRYARLDAQPDADVLARFDDGLPAILERQVGNGRLLLLALPLDNTAGDFPLQPAYLPFVRQLVLHTSGRDAAPLWRGTGDRWALPGTLAAPVVESPDGTLLRPTADSLGAAVPLADAGVYRAFASQVGGEPAALLAVNVPTSESVLTPMDTAELLLGVQAGGATVASDSAAQGSAGPQTDEELERRQSPWRVLLLLALVALTLETVLATRGRRGTARRVVAQPSTRPGAERTT, from the coding sequence ATGAATTTCCTCGTTCCCGCCTTCCTCGCCGGGCTCGCCGCGCTGGTCGTGCCGCTCGTGCTGCACTTGCGGCACCGTGATCGCGACCGGCCGCAGCGATTTCCGTCGCTCATGTTCCTCGAGCAGATCACCATCCGCACGGAGCAACGGCAGCGGGTCAGCGATTGGCCGTTGCTGCTGCTCCGGCTGCTGCTGCTCGCGCTGCTGGTGTTCGCGTTCTCGCGGCCACTCTTCCGCGCGCGCGGTGTGGCGGGTACCGACTCGCGTTCGCGGGCCGTGGTGCTGCTCCTCGACCGTTCGCAGAGCATGGGGTACGAGGGCACCTGGGCCCGTGCGCTCGACTCGGCCCGCGCCGTGGTGGGGCGGCTGGGCACGGGGGATCGCATCGCGGTGGTGACATACGACGATCAGGCGGAAACCCGGCAGCGACTCACCACGGACCGGGCAGCCGTGCTGGCATCGCTCAACGGGCTGTCGCCGCGCCGTCGTGGCACTCGGCTGGCGCCGGCGCTGCGTGCAGCGCGCCAGCTGTTGCTCGACGCCCCGTTCGCGGCCGCGGAGATCCTGGTCATTTCCGACCTGCAGCGGGCCGGTGCGCTCGGTGTGGCCGGAGTGGAGCTGCCCGCGGGCGTGATGGTGCGCGGCATCCCGGTGGGACCGGCGTCATGGGAGAACGCCACGGTGCATGCCCTCGACGCGCGCCGTGTCGTGCAGGAGGCCCGCACGGTGCTGGCGGTGAAGGCACGGGTGCGCCGCCATGGCGGCGACGCGCCCATGGAGCGTACCGTGCACCTCGTGATCAACGGGCGTGATGCCGCGTCACGTACGGTCCCGGTGAGTGCGGGCGGCGAGACGGTGGTGACGTTCGATCCCGTGCCCGCCCCGGAGGGCGCGGTCGCCGTCCTGGTGGCCATGAGCCCCGATGCGCTCGCGGCCGACGACACGCTCGTGGCCGTCGTACCGCGTGATGACGAACTGGGCGTGCAGCTGTCGGGGGGTGGCGAAACGCTGTACTTCGAGCGCGCGCTGGGCATTGGTCGCGCACCGTCGGTGATGGTTTCGCGCCCCGGCGGGATGCCCGGCGGCAATGCCCGGCCGGCCGCGGTGCGTGTCTTCTGGGATGTGCTCCCCGATGCCACGCTCACACCATGGCTGGAGGAGGGCGGGGGCGCGATCGTAGTGGTCGGACGTCGGCTGGCCGAGCGTCGCGGGTCGGTGTCTCCGCTGCTCCCGGCATCGTTGGCCGGCACCGCCGACCGCCTGTCCGACCGTGGGGGAACGCTGCGCGAGGTGAGGACGGAGCATCCGCTCTTCGCTCCTTTCCGCGAAAACGCCGATGCGCTTGGCGCGGTACGGATGTTTCGCTACGCCCGACTCGATGCACAGCCGGACGCCGATGTGCTCGCGCGGTTCGACGACGGCCTGCCGGCAATCCTCGAACGGCAGGTCGGCAACGGCCGTCTCCTGCTGCTCGCGCTGCCGCTCGACAATACGGCCGGCGATTTCCCGCTCCAGCCCGCCTACCTGCCGTTCGTGCGACAGCTCGTGCTGCACACGTCCGGCCGCGATGCGGCGCCGCTTTGGCGCGGCACGGGCGACCGGTGGGCGCTCCCCGGCACACTCGCGGCACCGGTGGTCGAGTCGCCAGACGGAACGCTGCTCCGACCAACGGCCGACTCGCTGGGCGCGGCCGTGCCATTGGCCGATGCCGGTGTCTATCGCGCCTTTGCCAGTCAGGTGGGCGGAGAACCGGCGGCGCTGCTGGCGGTGAATGTGCCGACCTCGGAATCGGTGCTCACGCCCATGGACACGGCCGAACTCCTGCTTGGTGTGCAGGCGGGTGGTGCCACCGTGGCCTCGGACAGCGCGGCGCAGGGCAGCGCCGGTCCGCAGACCGACGAAGAGCTGGAGCGGCGGCAGTCGCCCTGGCGGGTGCTGCTGCTGCTGGCCCTGGTTGCCTTGACGCTTGAAACGGTGCTGGCCACACGCGGCCGGCGCGGCACCGCGCGACGGGTGGTCGCACAGCCGTCGACACGCCCGGGCGCGGAGCGCACCACATGA